The genome window AAACTATCAATTTGATTAACAACCTTTTTTGCATATATTATTCCGTCTGTTTTTGGCTTTCTTTTCTCGCTAATCACAATAAATCCGTCATTCCTGAATGAATTCAAAACTTTAGAATATTCAATTTTAGTTTTATAAACTGTATCATAATCACCATCGTTATGTGTTTCTAAATATTTATTATGGAGAAAAAAGATATAATCTTTGTCCTTTACACTTTTAGATATTTTATGTTGCGAACAACTCATTAAACCAATTATGAGAATCAACAAATATTTCATTATTCAATTTTAAATCAATCAAATATAACCAAAAAACCCTTCACTGAAAAGTGAAGGGTTTTTCTATATTCTATAAACTTTTTCCTCTAAAATACCAGATTCAAACTCAATTGGTTGTTCATTTTGTCTAAAAATTCGGGCAGATAATTTTCCTTTCAACTCCACCACTCCATTTTCTACACGAAGCCAACTTCCTTCTCTCAATCCAACTACAACTTGATGATTAAACTTGTGAAATTCATTGATACGCGTTTCTCTTGTTTCTCCTTTGTGCGTAGAATTAGGATCAGGATCCAAATAATGCGGATTAATATTAAAAGGTAAAAATTGTAACGCATCAAAACTTGGTGGATAAACAATCGGCATATCATTTGTTGTTCCAATTGTTAAACCTGTCAAATTACTTCCTGCACTCGTTCCAATATATGGTGTTCCATTATGTACAACGCTTCTCAATTCTTCTATCAAACCAAGTTCATACAACGTTTTTAGCAATAAAAATGTATTTCCTCCACCAATAAAAATCGCTTTAGCATGCAAAATTGCTTCTTTTTTATTCTCGAAAGTATGCAAACCTTTTACAGAAATTCCAACCGTTTGCAAAGCATCTTTTACATTTTGCGTATAATCATCGTACGAAATTCCCGAAGGACGCGCATAGGGAACAAAAATGATTTCATCAGATTGAATAAATTCTTTGATTTCATCTTTTATATATTCTAAAAAACTAAAACCGTGAATAGTACTCGTACTTATCACTAATAGTCTATCATTTGGATTTATCATGTTATCGAATTTTAACTCAAAAGTAAGTTTAAAATAAGAAAGTAGGTGAAAAATTGACAAAAAATTATACCAAATTACTTTACTTTTGTACAATTCTAAAAAATGGAATTTCAAGATTTCTAAATCTTCATGAAAAAAATAGTACGCTTCATTATACCTTTATTCATAGTTGTTATTATGCTAATAATTGGAATAGAACAAACCCTTCGCAAAATTCCGAACGATTACAAATACAAAGCTGATTATTTAAAAGAAAATGGAAGTGAAATAGAAACTTTGATTCTTGGGAGTTCGCATACTTTTACGGGATTGAATCCAAAATTATTTAAAAATAAAACTTTTAATGCTGCACATTCTGCCCAATCATTGGATTTAGATTACAAAATTTTTGAACAAAATCGAAAATATTTACCCAATTTAAAAACCATTATTATTCCCATTTCGTATTTTTCATTTACAAAACAATTGAATGATTTTAATCAAAAAAAGTTAAAATATTATTCAATTTATTGGAATATTGATATTAATAATAACGATTTAAATCTTAATTACGAAATTTTTTCAGAACCTATTGATATTGATTATAATCGAATAAAAGATTATTGGATTGAGGATAAAAATAATTTGACAATAGATATTAATGGATATATAAATAAGCGATACGAACCAAGTTGGAATGATAGTATTTATGCTAAAAAAACGTTTGAAAGACATCGTGCAAATTTGAATTCAACTCAAGTACAACATATTATAAAAACACATTATCATGATTTAGAACAAATTATAAAACAAGCAAAATCAAATGATATAAAAGTTGTTCTATTGGCTACTCCTACAACTAATTTGTATAAAAATTATGTTATAAAAACACCTCAATATTTCAATTTAAAAAATAATATTAATCGATTATCGAAATATAATAATGTCATTTTCATCAATTATTTTATTAATAATGAAAATTTCAGTAAAAAAGATTTCAAAAATTCAGATCATTTAAATGCAAAAGGTGCAGATAAGTTAACGTTGAAGGTGGACTCTATTATGAATAAAACATTTGCGTTGATTACAAAATAAATCGAATATCTATGATCAAAAAAGAGCTTGATAAATCAAGCTCTTTTTGGGTTTATAAGTTGTGTGAAATTAGTTTTTATAAGAAATCCATTTCATCATTTCTTTTACAGTTGGTTTTTTACCATAAATTAAAATCCCAATTCTATAGATTTTTCCAGCAATATAAACCATAAATATTGTACTTATTAACAGCAAAAATAAGGATAAAGCTAATTGCCAAATCGGAACATCAAAAGGAATTCGAGTAATCATTGATATAGGTGAAGTCAATGGAATCATTGATAACCAAAAAGCAACTGGACCATCAGGATTTTCGAAAGTTGTCATACTTCCATAAAGTCCAATCATCATCGGAACTAAAGGAAAATATGTGAATTGTTGTGTATCAGTATCATTGTCAACAGCAGAACCAATTGCCGCAAAAACAGAGCTGTAGAACAAATATCCTAAGATAAAATAAGCAATAAAAGCAAAAATTATTAACGGATAATTAAACGTCAACAACACTTCGCTAATTTCTGTTACTTTCTGCATCATATCTGGATTAGTCTCCGCTAATTGTGCTTGATTCATCATTTGTTGTGACATATCCATTCTCGACGCTGCAATTGCTGGAAATAAAATCAATAACCCCATTGTCATCCCAATCCATATTGCAAATTGAGTCACTGCAACCATTGTTGTTCCTAAAATTTTACCCATCATCAATTCGAAAGGTTTTACAGAAGAAATGATAATTTCGACCACGCGATTATTCTTTTCTTCAACAACCGAACGCATAACTTTTACGCCATAAATCATTACAAACATGAAAATAATGTAAGTTAAAAACATCGATAATCCGATTTTCAACTCCATTCCTTTATCTTCTTTTCCGTCTGTAACATTGAAAACATTCAGGTTAACGCGAGCCTTAGAAGCTTCTAAAGCAGCTTTATCAATACCAGATTTTGCTTGTTTTTCTTTTTCAATCTTATCACTAATTGTTCTCGAAAGTTTTTCTCGATCAGTAATTCCAAGATTTCCATTTGTAATTAATTCTGTATTTTTCTCAATATTTTCATAATTTCCATCTGTATTTTTTGGAATATGAAGAATCGCATTCAAATATTCGCTTCCTTTCAACGTGTCCTTAATTGATTGCAATTCTTGAGGCGTGTAAATACTGAACATCATTTGTTTAGTCGATTTAAACGAGGTTACAAACTCTGTACTTTCATCTACAATTGCAATGTTTTTCACTTCGGAATTATTTGCAGAACTCAAAAAGAAAATCACAGCTCCTGCTCCAACAATCAACAAAGGCGAAAGAAAAGTCATAACAATAAACGCTTTGTTTTTTACTTGAGAAAAGAACTCGCGTTGTGCAACTAAAAATATATTTTTCATTTGAAAATTAGCTTAAAGATTAGGAATTGAACTTTGTTTAACGGCTTCCAAAAACACATCATTCATCGAAGGAATAATCTCTTTGAATTGATGAACTTGTCCAACTTGCATCAATTTATCTAAAATCACATTGGTTGGTGTTTCTTTATTATACAATAAATTAAATTCAGTTCGTTGATTAATGTTTCGTACATCCGAAATCTCAAATTCATTGGCTAAATTTTGAAGAGAATCAGCAGGAATTTCATTCAATTGAATCGAAAACTTTCCTGTCTTAAATTGATTTCTAACTTCTTCAATCGTTCCATCTAACACTTTATTCGATTGATTAATCAATGCCACATGATCACACATTTCTTCAACAGATTCCATACGATGTGTTGAGAAAATAATTGTTGTTCCTTTGTCTCTTAATTCAAGAATTTCATTCGCAATAATTTGTGCATTTACAGGATCAAAACCACTAAAAGGTTCATCGAAAATCAGTAAAGAAGGATTGTGAATAACTGTAATCACAAACTGAACTTTTTGTCCCATTCCTTTCGACAACTCGCTCAATTTCTTATTCCACCAAGACATCATATCAAGTTTCTCGAACCAATATTCGGTACGTTTTCTGGCTTCCGCAGAAGAAAGACCTTTCAGTTTTGCAAAATACAGTGCCTGTTCTCCAACTTTCATATTCTTGTACAAACCACGTTCTTCTGGCATATAACCAACTTGCCCGATTGATTTTTTCGTCAAAGGTTCTCCATTCAACAAAATTGTACCGCTATCTGGCGCTGTAATTTGATTGACAATACGAATAAAAGTCGTTTTTCCAGCACCATTTGGTCCCAAAAGTCCATAAATAGAACCTTGTGGAATATTGATACTAAAATTATTAAGCGCAACTTTATCTTTATATTTTCTTGTTAAGCCTTGAGCTTGCAATAAAAATTCCATTTTCTATATCATTTGATTTGTAAAATTAGTAAGAAGAAAGTAAATTTTGTTACAGATTTTAATGAGATTCATTCGGATCCCATACAATTTCTTTAAAATTAATCACTTTATCATTTATAATCTCCACACCTTCATTTTCTAACAATTGTTGCATCAAACTCGAAGGATTAAAATGATGTTTTCCAGTTAACAAACCATTTCTGTTTACAACACGGTGCGCAGGAACGTCTTCTCTATTATGTACATGATTCATTGCATAACCAACAACACGAGCCGAAAATTTTTCTCCTATATATTTTGCAATCAATCCATAAGTAGAAACACGTCCTTCGGGAATTTGACGAACTATTTCATAAATTTTCTCATAAGTATCAGAAATGATTTTTGTCATAATCTAAAGATTTATTGTAAATTTAAAGAAAGTAATAGAATATGAGCCAAAAAGTTCCAATTAAATCTCTTTTAAGCCGACCACGATTTAAGGTTTTTACACATTTATCAAAACAAGAATTTATTGATTTAATCAAAAAACATCTTGAAACTAATTCTACCGAATACGGAGGTTATGCGAATCAGGAAGTTGCAATGATTCGTGTCAGAAAAGACAAGGATAAATATTGGCATCCGCAATTGCAAATCAGAATTGAAGAAGATGATGATCATCCTGATTATTTGGTTGTAAGAGGAATTATTGGTCCGCCTTCTAATGTTTGGACATTTTTCGCATTTTTGTATGGTTTGAGTGGAGCTATTTTTATCACTTTAGGCTCTTATGCGGTTTCCGAATATATTGTACAGGGAAATAGTGTATGGATTTGGAGTATTCCTATTGCATTATTGATGGCTTTAGGTACTTATTTAGCTAGTTTATATGGTCATTATTTGGCAAAATATCAATTGGGAAGATTGTATCATTTCGTGAATGAATTGCTTCGTGATGCAGAGTTTTATCAAAATAGCGACGAAATTAAGGAATAAAAAAAAGCGACCTAAACAGGTCGCTTACAAGAAATATGTTGAGATAATATATTAATTAGATTACTTTCACATTAACGGCGTTGATGCCTTTTTTTCCTTGTTCTAAGTCAAAAGATACTTTATCGTTTTGAGCTACTTTGTCTGTTAAACCAGAAACGTGTACGAAGTACTCTTTTCCTGATTCGTCATCTTTAATAAATCCGTATCCTTTTTCTTCATTAAAGAATTTTACAGTTCCTTTATTCATAGTATTTTATTTTCGTTGATAAAGATATAAGATTTATTTACAAAACCAATATTAATTTTTAGTTTTTTTTTATAACAATTTTTTTAGGCTATAATTTCATTATAATTTTGTCTCAAATCATAATATTTTGGCAGGAATTTATATTCATATCCCGTTTTGTAAACAAAAATGTAGCTATTGCGACTTTCATTTTTCGACTAATCTTCAACATAAATCAAATTTAATTCAAGCAATTAATAAAGAACTTGAGATCAGAAAAAATGAAATTTCTACACCTTTAGAAACGATTTATTTTGGAGGAGGAACACCTTCTATCCTAAACGAAATTGAGTTAGAAAGTATTTTCGAAACGATTTATAAAAATTATTCGACCAAAAATTTAAAAGAAATTACACTAGAAGCGAATCCTGATGATCTGAACAAAGAAAAACTTAATTTCTTGAAATCAACTCCGATTAATCGTTTTTCGATTGGTGTTCAATCATTTTTTGAAGAAGATTTGAAATTAATGAATCGAGCACATAACGCACAAGAAGCTGAAACTTCTATAAAATTGGCGCAAGATTTTGGTTTCGAAAATATCACTATTGATTTGATTTATGGTTCTACAACCACAACTAACGAAGTGTGGAAACAAAATTTGCAAAAAGCAATTGCGCTAAATGTTCCACATATTTCTTCTTATGCCTTAACAGTCGAAGAAAAAACAATTTTAGATCATCAAATCAAAAAAGGAATCACTAAACCAGTTGATGAAGATCGTCAAAACGAACAATTTCAACTTTTAGTAGACACTTTAACTTCGAATAATTTTATTCAATACGAAATCTCCAATTTCGGAAAAGAAAACTATTTTTCTTTGCACAATTCTAATTATTGGAAAGGAATTCATTATTTAGGAATTGGACCTTCTGCACATTCTTATAACGGAAAAACTCGAGCTTGGAACATTGCAAATAATTCAAAATATATACAAACTATCAACGAAAATAAGCTACCTCAAGAAATTGAAGTTTTAAATGAAGTAGAACAATTTAATGAAATGATAATGATTGGATTGAGAACAATTTATGGAATAGATTTAAATCGAATTAATTCAGAATTTTCTCAACCTTTAGTGAATTCTTTTTATCAAGAACTCAATCAATTAATTAACGAAAATTTAGTCGAAAAGAAAGAAAATAGAATTATTTTGAAACCCGAAGCAAAATTTTTCGCAGACGGAATTGCTTCAAGATTATTTTACATCGATTAATTTGTTAAATTTGCGATATGAATGATAACAGACCAATTGGTGTTTTCGACTCTGGAGTTGGCGGTTTGACGTTTGCAAAAGAAATAAAACGTCTGCTACCAAACGAAAGTTTGATCTATTTTGGCGATACTCAAAATTTGCCTTACGGAGAAAAATCGAAAGAAGCGATTACACAATTTTCGGTAGACATTACTAATTTTTTAATAGACAATAATTGTAAAGCGATTTTAGTTGCATGTAATTCCGCAACAGCTAATTCGTTGAAAGAAATTAGAGAAGCCGCAGGAAAAGATGTTCCTGTTATCGATGTTATTTCGCCAGTTGCGGAGAAAGTTTCGTTCGAATTAAGAGAAAAAATAGGTGTTATTGCAACAAAAGCAACTGTAAATTCGGGCGCTTACAAAAAGGCTATTCGTCGTCGGAATAAACATATTACGGTTATTGAAATGGCAACTCCGCTCCTAGTTCCTGTTATCGAAGAAGGTTTTACAAATTCGACGATTTCTAAAGCAGTTTTAGAAACTTATTTGTTGAACAAAAAATTAGAAGGAATTGATTCGATTATTTTGGGATGTACACATTATACACATCTAGAAAAAGAAATCAATCAAGTGTTTGAAGGAAAAGTTGATATTGTAAATTCGCCTTTAATTGTCGTGAATCAAGTGATTTATCAATTAGCAAAAGAAGGAAAATTGGCTGCTAAAGATGCTGTTGCAAACTATACATTTTATATTTCTAACAATACGGATAATATTATAAAAGTTGCAAAAAAATTCTTTGGAAAAGATATTCAATTAATTGAGAAAAATTTAGAAACGAAATAGAACCGACCATTATTTGTCGGTTTTTTTATAAAATATTACGAACAAACAAAAACAAATCATTACATGGAAAAATCAGCAGAATTAATTGCATTAGAAGAAAAATACGGAGCGCATAACTATCATCCGCTTCCAGTTGTATTGGAAAAAGGTGAAGGTGTTTACGTTTGGGATGTTGATGGGAAAAAATATTTCGACTTTTTATCAGCTTATTCAGCTGTTAATCAAGGTCACTGTCATCCTCGAATCATCAAAGCGTTAAAAGATCAAGCCGAAAAATTAACGTTAACTTCTCGTGCTTTTTATAATGCGGAATTAGGAAAATACGAAAAATTTATCACAGAATTATTCGGTTTCGATAAAGTTTTACCAATGAATACGGGTGCTGAAGCAGTAGAAACAGCGCTAAAAATTGCTCGTAAATGGGGGTACGAAAAGAAAGGAATTCCAGCTGGTGAAGCGATTATTGTGGTATGTAAAGACAATTTCCATGGTCGTACAACTACTATTATTTCTTTCTCGAATGATGAAGATGCACGTAAAAATTTCAATCCTTACACAAGTGGTTTTGAAGCTGTAGAATACAATGATATTGAAGCTCTAAAACAAATTTTAGAAGAAAAAGCAGATAAAATTTGTGGATTCTTAGTAGAACCAATTCAAGGAGAAGCGGGTGTTAATGTACCTTCTGAAGGATATTTGAAAGCTTGTGAAGAATTATGTAAACAACATAATGTTTTATTTATCGCCGACGAAATTCAAACAGGAATTGCACGTACAGGAAAAATGTTAGCAATCGATCACGAAAATATTGATGCCGATGTTTTAATCTTAGGTAAAGCCGTTTCGGGTGGAGCTTATCCAGTTTCTGCAGTTTTAGCAAATGATGAAATCATGAATGTGATCAAACCAGGACAACACGGTTCTACTTATGGAGGAAATCCATTAGCTGCGGCTGTTGCAACAGAAGCTTTGCAAGTTGTTTTGGACGAAAAATTAGCTGAAAATTCTGAAAAATTAGGGCAAATTTTTAGAGCAGAAATCACAAAAATGGCAGAAGAATTTCCGTTATTCAAATCAGTTCGTGGAAAAGGTTTATTAAATGCAATTTTAATCAACGATACACCAGAATCTGAAACAGCATGGAATTTCTGTGTTGCAATGAAAGACAACGGATTATTAGCCAAACCTACGCACGGAAACATCATTCGTTTCGCTCCTCCTTTAGTGATGAACGAAGAACAGTTACACGAATGTTTAGCGATTATTCGTAAAACTGCACAAGAGTTTAAAAAATAATCAACAATAAAATGATATAGAAAAAACCTGATGAAATTTCATCAGGTTTTTTTATATTCGAAGCTTTAAATAACACTATGAATTCTTTTAAAATAAACGTTTCTGAAACGTACAAAAAGGCTCAAAAAAAATCGGCTGTTTGGATTGCTCTTTTCTTGATTACTCTTTTCTTTTCTACAATTTTGAGCATCATCATTTTTATAATTTGTGTTTGTGCAGGAATCGCTATTGTCATTACAAAACCAATGTGGATTACCATTATTTTAGGTTTGGGACTGTTGGCTTTAGGAGGTTTAATCGTTTATTATAACATTAAATTTATTCTGAATATTTTCAAAAAAACAGCTACGAATGGAATTGAAATTTTTGAAACAAATCAACCAGAATTATTCAAATTAATAAAAGAAACCGCAGATAAAGTTGGCACAAAACATCCAAAAAAAGTATTTATTATTGATGATGTAAATGCATATGTTTCCTACTCGAACAATTTGCAAAGTTTAGTTTTTCCAACGAGAAAAAATTTGTCGATTGGTATTGGTTTGCTTCATGGTATTTCTCAAAATGAATTAAAAGGGATTATTGCACACGAATTTGGGCATTTTTCTCAAAAATCAATGACAATTGGTAGTCATGTTGGGAATGCGACCAAAATTATGGAAGATATTTTATACAGTAATCAAACCTTGAGATTTGATGTCGATAATTTAGGTCAAATTAATGGAATTGTTGGTTTTATCTCGATGGGCGCTGTTGCTTACAATAAAATGATTGAATCTATTTTGAAAATAATTCACAAAAAATTAGAATTTAATTATCTAAAATTAAGTCGAGAAATGGAATTTCATGCGGATCAAATTGCGACAAATGTTGTAGGAATTGAAACGATGAGTAAACCATTATTGAGAATAGAATTATATCAATTTGTTTACCAAGAATTAGCCAATTTTTATACAAGTTTACAAGATGATAAAAAGTTTTCGATTAATATTTATCAAAATATGAATCAATTAGTTGATTTTTATATCGATGATTATGAACTTTCTTTAGAAAATAATTTAGCAATTGTTGGAATTAATGAATTTAATCAAAATCATTCGTTACTACAATTTGAAGATTTATGGTCGACGCATCCAGAAATGGACAAACGTTTGGCAAATATAGCGTCTACAAATCATCATTCTGAAATAGATAAATCTCCAAAAGCCATTACTTTACTTCAAAAAAATAATGAATTTGAAGAAGAATTTACATTCAATTTTTTCTTTCAATTAAATTTATATCGTGTCAATGAGATAGACAATTCAGAATTTATTGAAACGTTTAAAACCATTCATAATAAATACAATTACCCTAAAGTTTACAATCATTTTTTTTCAAATTATGATTTACCTTTTGATCGATTTAAAAAAGCTGATTTAACGGATAAACAACAAAATATTCCTACGAATGAATTGTTTTCGGATGAAAATATTATAGTTGCAAAACAATATTTAGCTTTACAAATTGATTTATTGCAATTAGATTTTTTTTCCAGTCAAAAAAAGCCGCAACCATTCAAATACAACAATGTTGTTTACAATAAAAAACAAGATGTACTGAAAGTTAAAGAAGAATTGGAGCAAATAAATAGTCTCTCCTTAAACTACTTATAATTTACTGATTATTAGTATTTTGGGTTTAAAAAGTTTGTTTTTTATTGCAAGAATTTGTATCTTAGAGCTTTAAAACCTTGCAAATATGTTGGGGAAAAATCCAGAAAAGAAGCCAGAATTATTCCGCCCAATGTTGGTGGATTTTATTGACCACGAGCATGAACTTGTTCTACTTTCAGAAAAAATAGATTGGAATTATTTTGAGAAAGAATTTTCGTCCTTGTATTCCAAAGTGGGCAATCCGAGCCATCCGATTCGGTTTATGGTGGGTTGTTTGCTACTGAAACATTTGTATAATTTGGGCGATGAGACGTTGGAAAAAGCCTGGATCATGAATCCTTATATGCAGCATTTTTGTGGCAGGGTTTTCTTTGAACACGAATTTCCTTGTGACCCGAGTAATTTTGTTCATTTCCGAAAAAGAATTGGCGAAAAAGGCATCGAAAAAATCTTTGCCTACAGCGTAAGAATGCACGATGCCAAGACGAACACCTCAAATTTTGTTTTGTCCGATACTACCGTTCAGGAGAATAATACCTCTTTTCCTACCGATGCAAAATTGTGCAAAAAAGTGATCGATTATTGCAACAAAATAGCCGGAAATGAAGGCATAAAACAAAGACAACGCTACACAAAAGTCAGCAAACAAATGGTGCGCAACACCTACAACGGAAAACATCCCAAGCGGGCAAAAGCGGCAAGGAAATCTCAAAGACAGCTCAAAACCATCGCCATGAGACTGATTCGTGAATTGCAACGGAATTTTAATGCAGAACAGCAAGAATTTTATAAAGATTTAATGACATTGTACACCAAGGTTGTCACACAAAAAAGAAACGATGCCGATAAAATTTACAGCATTCACAAGCCTTTTACCCGATGTATTGCCAAAGGAAAAGCGCATAGCCAGTATGAATTTGGGAATAAGGTAGGTTTGATAACCACCGCCAACAAAGGCAAGAAAATCATTCTCGGGATTAAAGCATTTTTGCAAACTCCTTACGATGGTCACACCATAGAACCACTTTTGGAACAGATGGAAACCGGTGGTCAAAAGCTCCCAAAAGAACTCGTTTACGATAGAGGTGGCAGAGGAAAATCAGAAATAAAGGGCGTGAAAATCTCCATCCCAAGCACTCCAAGAAAAAAAGACACTGCTTATCAAAAGCAGACAAAGCGCAAAAAATTTAGAACCAGAGCGGCAATAGAACCTATCATCGGACATTTAAAAACCGATTTTAGGCTGGCAAAAAATTACTTCATGGGAGAAACGGGACCACAAATCAATGCATTACTAGCTGCAACCGCTTGGAACATGAAGAAAATGATGGAACTACTGAAACAGAAAATTATTATCTTATTTTATAAGATACAAATTATGCTGTTTTCTAATCCTGTTTTTAAAAATAAATTAAATAGTGGGTTTTGTTAAGGAACGACTAAATAAGGAAAAAGAAGTTGAGTTTTCTGAATATTTAGACAATATCAAAATATTCTTCAGATCTAATTTAGATGAACAAAAATCTATTTTATTAGAAGATTGTATCAAAGTTGAAGCAGATTTATCAGCGAATATTCAATTGGTAAATGAAATTAGAACTCATATTAATTTTGCTACAAAACCTATTCACGAAAAACTAAGAATTGAGGCTTTAACAGTTTTGAATGATCAAGTAGAACAACTAAAAAATGTAACAAAAGATATTCTACAAAGTGAAATTGCAAAGGAAAAAATAACAATTCG of Empedobacter falsenii contains these proteins:
- a CDS encoding IS5 family transposase, which codes for MLGKNPEKKPELFRPMLVDFIDHEHELVLLSEKIDWNYFEKEFSSLYSKVGNPSHPIRFMVGCLLLKHLYNLGDETLEKAWIMNPYMQHFCGRVFFEHEFPCDPSNFVHFRKRIGEKGIEKIFAYSVRMHDAKTNTSNFVLSDTTVQENNTSFPTDAKLCKKVIDYCNKIAGNEGIKQRQRYTKVSKQMVRNTYNGKHPKRAKAARKSQRQLKTIAMRLIRELQRNFNAEQQEFYKDLMTLYTKVVTQKRNDADKIYSIHKPFTRCIAKGKAHSQYEFGNKVGLITTANKGKKIILGIKAFLQTPYDGHTIEPLLEQMETGGQKLPKELVYDRGGRGKSEIKGVKISIPSTPRKKDTAYQKQTKRKKFRTRAAIEPIIGHLKTDFRLAKNYFMGETGPQINALLAATAWNMKKMMELLKQKIIILFYKIQIMLFSNPVFKNKLNSGFC